The following are encoded in a window of Bordetella genomosp. 10 genomic DNA:
- a CDS encoding MetQ/NlpA family ABC transporter substrate-binding protein, which yields MPPLALAADLQPLKVGVRGGVDEEIWEVVAKVARQKGLDVKVIVISGAASPNEALNNGDLDANSFQHIPFLRDQVRQRGYKLAIAGNTLISPIAFYSRKYKSLEALPEGARVGIPNDPSNQTRALVILRDHGLIALRPGFDPYTGTASLEDVTSNPRKIKFVESASLVLAKSLEDVDAAAVINTFAYQAGLIATRDGIAVEKKENNPYVNVIVVREQDRDAPWVPRLVAAYQSEEVRQFILGKYQGSVLPVF from the coding sequence ATGCCGCCGCTGGCCCTGGCCGCCGATCTCCAGCCCCTGAAGGTCGGCGTGCGCGGCGGCGTCGACGAGGAAATATGGGAAGTGGTCGCCAAGGTCGCCAGGCAGAAAGGCCTGGACGTGAAGGTCATCGTGATCAGCGGCGCCGCCAGTCCCAACGAGGCGCTCAACAATGGCGACCTGGACGCCAATTCCTTCCAGCACATTCCCTTCCTGCGCGACCAGGTCAGGCAGCGCGGCTACAAGCTGGCCATTGCCGGCAACACGCTGATATCGCCCATCGCGTTCTACTCCAGGAAATACAAATCGCTGGAGGCCCTGCCGGAAGGCGCGCGCGTCGGCATTCCCAACGATCCCAGCAACCAGACCCGCGCGCTGGTGATCCTGCGCGACCACGGATTGATCGCGCTGCGTCCGGGCTTCGATCCGTATACGGGCACCGCGTCGCTGGAGGACGTCACGTCCAACCCGCGCAAGATCAAGTTCGTGGAAAGCGCTTCCCTGGTGCTGGCGAAATCGCTGGAGGACGTCGATGCCGCCGCCGTCATCAACACCTTCGCCTACCAGGCGGGCCTGATCGCGACGCGCGACGGCATCGCCGTGGAGAAAAAGGAAAACAACCCCTACGTCAACGTCATCGTGGTGCGCGAGCAGGACCGCGACGCGCCCTGGGTGCCGAGGCTGGTGGCGGCTTATCAGTCCGAGGAAGTGCGCCAGTTCATTCTCGGCAAATACCAGGGCTCGGTGCTACCGGTGTTCTGA